The Acidobacteriota bacterium genome includes the window GAACCCTCACAGAGGCTGGACTCCGTTGAGCGGCCGGTGCACCGGCTACGCTTCGGGGATTTCGTGGTGGATCTGGAGATGCGCCGGCTGCTTCGGGAGGGCCGGCCGCTGGCGGTTCAGGAGAAGCCGCTTCTGCTGCTGGAGACTCTGCTCCGCCAGCCGGGGCGGGTGGTGTCGCGGGCGGAGCTGCGGCGGGCCCTGTGGCCGGATGCCGAGTTCCTCGACTTCGAAAACAACATCAACGTCGCCGTGGGCAAGCTGCGGGAGGTGCTGGGAGAGTCGGCGGCGGAGCCCCGTTGGATCCACACCGTCCCCCGCCGGGGCTACCGATTCGTCGGCAGCGTGGAGGCCGTAGCGGCGGAGGACCCTGGGAGCGCGGTGGCGCAGCCGGCGTCCGGTGCCCGCAGGCTCGTCTACGGTGGGCTGGTGGGGCTGGCGACGCTCGGGGTGCTGGCGATTCTGTGGCTGGGGTCTTCGGACCGCAGCGCCGATCTTCGGGATGCCGGCTCCGCAGAAGCTCCGCGTTCGGCAGCCGGCTTGCCGGCAGCGGAGGTCGTGCGCCTGCGGCTGGCGCCGGTGGAGGCCGACGGGCCGGAGCTCGAAGCCTCGGCCCAGCGGCTGGCGGCGCAGCTGGCGAATCGTCTGCCGGTCCTGCGGCCAGAGCAGTTGGTGGTGACCACGGGAGAAGGCGCCGAGGGAAGTGCCGGGGCGGACTATGAGCTCCGCTCTCGTCTGACCGCTCCCGCCACGGCACTCGGCTCCCGGGCTCGGCCTCTGCTCTCCGCCGAGCTGGTGAATCTTTCCACCGGCGAGGTGGAGTGGAGTTTCGCCCGGCCGCCGGAGCCCCACGAGACGCTGGTGCGGGGAATCCTCCGGCGCCTGCCCTTCGTCCTTCTGCCGCCAGGAGAAAGCTCCCTCGCCGTCGCTCGGGACGCCGCCTTCGAGCCGATGATCCTTCCGCCGCCGTCAGAGCGCCTGCGCCGGCTCGAGGAGCGCTGGGCGACAGCAAGCATGACGCCCCGGGAGAAGGCGGAGCTGGCGTTGCTGTTGCTGGATGAGCGGGGCGCCGCCGGGGCGACGGAGCCGGGTGCTCCGGGATTGGGTGCTCCGGGATTGGGTGCTCCAGGATCAGGGGCTCCGGGTTCGAGGGCCCTGGCCCTGGCGCGGAATGCCCTGGCGGCGGCCCCCGACTCGCCGGATCTGTTGGCGGCGGCGGCGCAGGTGGAGCTCTTCGTGCTGCGCGACTATGGGCGCTCGCGGCAGCTGGCCGCCCGGGCCTTGCGGTTGGAGCCGGGCCACAAATTGGCCCTCGAAACCCTCGCTTCCATCATCGTGGTGGGGAACCCAACCTCGGAGGGCCGATCCTTGCGAGAGGTTGCGGGGTCGGAAGACCGCGTGCGGCCGAATGGTGCTGCCGTGCTCACCCTTCGGCAGCTGGGCGGGCTCATCGCCTCCCGTGCCGGCAGTCCCCCCGAGCCCTTGACGCCAGAGCAAAGCCTCCGCGTGGGTCGCCTGTGGCTCCTGGCCGGCCTGCCCCATGAGGCCCAGGAGGCCTGCAAGGCTGCTCGTCGGGAGGAAAGTCAAGCACCGGACGTCTGGTACTGCCTGGAGCTGGCCCATGCGTTGCTCGGTAACGAGGAATTGGAGATGGTGGCGGCGGCGTTGAGCCTGTCTCCGGGAGCGTCCAAGATTCTCGAGCAGCGGGAGCCGGTGGAGGGCGAGACCGAGACGGAGGCCCTGCGCTACTTGCGCTTGCTCCGCCTTTCCTCGTCCCAGCACGGTACCCCCTTCGGCCCGGCGTACCCTTGGCGGCTGGCTTACGACGCCGCCGAGCTCGGCGAGCCGGAGCTGGCCCTGGCGTGGCTCGAACGGGGATTGAGCGAAGGGCTGCCGCAAATGCTCTTCGTCGGCGTCGACCCCGCCTTCCGCAAGCTGCACGGCGATCCGCGCTTCGCCGAGTTGGTGGCCCGCGCCGAGGCGCCCCGGCCGCAGGTGCCCCCACAGTAGGGACCGCCGCCTCGAAGCCGCTTCTTAGCTCTCCTTAACCATCGCCCAACCGGACTGCCGGTAGCTCCAAAGCGCCCTATCCTCGGTGAGGCTGAAGCCGGCACTCGCGAGGCCCGTATTCGCGAGGCTGGTGCTGCCGAAGCTGGCCCCTGCAAGCGCTGAGAAAGGAGCTTTGCCCATGACTACCACCCGTCGCCAGATCCTCTCCGCCGGGACCCTTACCGCCGTCGGCGCCGCCGTCGGTGCCGGCCTTGCTCCGGCGCCACCTGCGCGGGCGCATCTCGACCCAGCCTGCCCCGAGTCTCAGGCCCCGCCCCTCGATTCCCAGCTCTTCCGACAAGCAGTGCTGGAGGGGGATGAAGAACGGGTGCTGCGCTATCTGGAGCGCGACCCCGGCCTCGCCTACGGCCGCGATGCCCAGGGCCGCTCCCCCATCGTCCTGGCCTTCGTGGCCGGCCACCGTTCCATCGCCGAGCTATTGCAGCGGCGCGGTGTGACCTTGGACCTGGTGGAGGCGGCGTTGCTGGAGGATTGGACGCGGGTGGAGGCGGTGGGTGCCGTCGCCCCGGGGTTGGTCAACGCCCCCCAGCCGGCGGGCGGTACGGCACTCCACGCGGCCGCCCGCTACGGCCAGGCGCGGAATCTGTGGCGGCTGGCGCAGCTAGGGGCTGACCTTGACGCCCGGGCCTCCGAGGCGGCGGTCTTCGGTCCCGCCGGCGCGACCCCGGCTCGGGGGGCGCTGGAACGCTGGAGCAGTGGCGCGGCGGAGCGCACGGAAGCGGTGCGGGTGGTATTCAACCTGCTGGGCAACGGCGCCGACGTCAATGCCGCCTGGGGCCGGGGAGAGACCCTGCTGCACGCGGCGGCGGAGCTGGAAGAGGATCCTTGGGTGCCCCATCTTCTGCGCTTCCTACTGCGCAAGGGTGCGGACGAGGGGGCCCGCAACGGCGAAGGCCAGACCGCGCTGGACCTGTCCCGAAGCAGGGCTCGAAGCGGACACCGGAGCGGAGCTCGGAGCTCCGAGGCGGCGGAGGGGGTTCTGTCGAGGGCTGCGGAGGTGCCGCGGGACTGCCGCACCTCGCGCTTCGCCCAGGACGGCAACGGTGCTCCCTATCGGCCTTCGGCTCACGAAGGGCTGAGCCAGAGCCTGTGCAACCAATTCGTCGGTCTGGCCCACTTCGACCTCGACGAGGTCCGTCGCCACCTGGAGCGCCAGCCGCTCCTGGCCTTCGTCCGATCGTCTCTGGATGAGCTGGCCGTGGAGGCGGGGGCGCATATGGGGCGGCCGGACATGGTCGACCTACTCCTCGACCACGGGGCGCCGCTGTCCCTCCCCACGGCGTTGATGAGCGGCCGGCTGGGGGCAGCGCGGGAGCTTCTCCAGCCGGACCCGGCCCGCATTCGCGAGCGCGGTGCCCACGACTTCCCGCTGATCTGGTATCCGTCCATGGCCGACGGCGATGTGGAGGCCGCCGAGCTCTTGTTGAACGCTGGGATCGATCTTGCCTCCGAGGGCAAGCTGGGCTGGACGGCGCTCCATTGGGCCGCCGACGCCGGGCACGAAGAGCTGGCGGCGTTTTGGATCGAGGCCGGTGTCGAGATCAACGCAAGAAGCTGGGACGAAGGCCTCACCGCCCTCGATCTGGCGGTCGCCAGCGAGAGCACTTCCCTCGCTCAGCTGCTGCGCGCTCGCGGCGGTCGGAGCGGCGAGGCGTGGGAGAGATAGTGGCGGACCCGCGGCGGCTCCGGTCCCCGGTGAAAGGCCCGGCCGGACTCCTCGATGGCCAGGTCCTGCTCCGTCAACCGGTGGTGGTGGCGCAGGTGCTCGACCCAGGACTCATCGACGAAGCTCTCCAAATAGCGTCCGGGTTCGGCGGCGTCCGCCCACAGTCCCCAGCGCACCGAGCCGGCCCGTTGGCGACTGCGCCGGACCTTCTGCATGGCCCGAGCGAACTCGGCGGCTTGCTCCGGGTCGATGCGGTATTCCACGGTGACCAGCACCGGCCCGCCGTCGGGCTCCGGATCGAAGGCCACCAGCGGCGCCGGCCAGTGGCGGGAGGGAGCCAGCCGGCTGGGATCTACCTTGCCGAGCCGGAAGCGCAGGCTGGCGGTGAGGCCGGCGAGCAAGACGGTAGCGGCCAACGCCAGGGCCCAGCGGGGCCCGAGGAAGTCCGCCACCGCGCCCCAGCAGCCGGCTCCGCCGGCGAGGCCGCCAAAGAAGATCACCAGATAGGCGGAAAGCGCTCGGGCGCGCACCCAGCTGGGCAGCGAGCTTTGAGCGGCGACATTGTAGCCGGAGAGCACGGTGAGCCAGGCGCCGCCGGCGATGGTCGCTACCGCCGTTGCCCAGATGGCGGCGGGGGCCAGCGCCAGCCCGAAGAGGGCGACGGCGAAGAAGGTCGAGGCGAAGACGGCCAGAAAGTCGGCGGAGACGCGCTCGCGAATCGGAGGCAGGGCCCAGGCGGCGGTGACGGCGCCGACGCCGAAGGCTCCCACCACCAGGCCGTAGCCCCCGGGGCCGGCGTTGAGCTCGAAGCGCACCACCGCTGGCAGCAATGCCCACCACGCGCTGGCGGCGAAGACGAAGAGGCCGCCACGCACCATCACCGCCTGGAAGCGCGGTGAGTGGCGGACGTAGCGGGTTCCCACCCGGAAAGCGCTGATGAAATTCTCGCCCGGGAGTGCGTCGCCATCCTCTTCCGGCCGATCCCAGCGCGCCAGTACCAGCAGCACCCCGACGAAGGAGAGGGTGTTGAGGGCGAAGTTGGCGGCGGCGCCGAAGAGGGCCAGCAGCGCGCCGCCGAGGGCCGGTCCCAGAGCCCGGGCCATGTTGAACCCCATGCTGTTGAGGGCCACGGCCTTGGGCAGCTCCCGGCGGCCCACAAGCTCCGGGACGATGGCCTGCCAGGCGGGAGCGGAGAACGCCACGCCGCAGCCCAGCATGGCGGTGAATAGGAGCAGCAGCTGAGGGGTCACCGCATCGATGGCGGTGACCCAGGCCAGGCCGCCGGCGGAGAGGGTCATCCAAGCCTGGGCCAGCAGCAGCACCCGCCGCCGGTCGAGGAGGTCTGCCAGCACCCCGGCGGGCAGGGCAAAGAGGAACATGGGCAGCATCGCCGAGGCCTGCACCAGGGCGATGAGGGTGGTGGAGGTGGTGAGGTTGGTCATGGTCCAGGCGGCGCCGACCTCGTGCACCCAGGTGCCGACGTTGGAGGCCAGGGCGGCCAGCCATAGGGACCGGAAGACCGGAACTCGGAGCGGGGTCCAGGGAGAGGTGTCCGCTGGGTTGGGGTTCATCTGCGCCATGGTCGACGATGCTATCCCTAATCGCCGCTATCCCTAACTGTGGGGCCGGGGCGGTTCCCAAACCGGCCGCTGGCCAGTAGAACGGCGGCTGTCGCCCCGGGGTTCGGTGTGAGAGACTTCCCGAGATCGTGATCGGCCTTTGGCAGTCCGTGGTGAGAGCCAGGCCGATGATTTCGAAAACATCCTCGCAACCGACCTGTCTCCAAGGAGTCGTCATGAAGAAGCCTGTTCGCGTGGCCGTGACCGGCGCGGCCGGCAATATCGGATATGCCTTGACCTTTCGCATCGCCTCCGGTTCCATGCTCGGACCGGATCAACCGGTGATTCTGCAGCTGATCGAGATCCCGCCGGCCATGGACGCCCTCGAGGGGGTGGTCATGGAGCTCAACGACGCCGCCTTTCCGCTGCTCGCCGGCACCGTCGCGACCTCCGACCTCAACGAGGGTTTCGACGAAGCGGATATCTGCCTGCTGGTGGGAGCGCGGCCCCGGGGGCCGGGGATGGAGCGCAAGGACCTGCTGGGAGCCAACGGCAAGATCTTCGGCCCCCAGGGCAAGGCCATCAACGACCAGGCCTCCCGCGACGTCAAAGTGTTGGTGGTGGGCAACCCGGCCAATACCAACGCCCTCATCGCCGCCGCCAACGCTCCGGGTCTGGACCGCCGCCAGTTCACCGCCATGACCCGCCTGGACCACAATCGGGCGCTTTCCCAGCTGGCGGAGAAGACCGGTACCCACAGCTCCAAGATCCGGCACATGACCATCTGGGGCAATCACTCAGCGACCCAGTATCCGGACCTCCACCACGCTTTGGTAGACGGCCGCCCCGCCACCGAGCTGGTGGACGAGACCTGGGAGCGGGAGACCTTCATCCCCACCGTGCAGCAACGTGGCGCCGCCATCATCAAGGCCCGGGGCCAATCCTCCGCGGCGTCCGCGGCGTCCGCCGCCGTCGACCACGTGCGCACCTGGGTTCAGGGCACTCCCGACGACGACTGGGTCAGCATGGCGGTACCGGCGGACGGCAGCTATGGGATCTCCGAAGGGGTGATTTACTCCTACCCGTGCACCTGCTCCGGCGGCGATTACTCGGTGGTCCAGGGCCTGGAGATCGACGACTTCAGCCGCCAGCGTATGGATGCCACCGATCAGGAGCTGCGCGAGGAGCGCGCGGCGGTGGAAGAACTCCTGGGCTGAGGCCTCGGAGCTCCCCTTGCCCGGCCCTGAGAAGAAACCCGGATACAAAAGAAAGCAGGAGCCGCTGAGGGCGGCCCCTGGAGGGAAAGGGATGGGTTCGGGAAGGGTCCCGTGTATGGACTAACGTCGTCGCCCGGAGGCGGCGACGGGGTGGGAGTGGGCTTTGAGCCGGCGAGGAAGTCCGGCAGAGCCTGCTCCGAGCATTGCCAGGAGAGTGTGGCGGCGACGCGTGGCGCTCAGGTGTCAGGGGAGTCAAGAGGCGGTGGCGATGATCGTGCCGGCCCTCAGAGGGTTAGCGGTCGTCGGTCGGACTGCGGCGCTTCCGTCGGGGATCAGTGCTTGCGCAGCTGGAGCCAGCGAAGCAGCTTGAAGAGCAGGTCCACGATGCTCAGGACGATGCGCTCCGGCTCCGGCAGCTGAGAACGGTCGCCATAGAGGAGGTCGTGCAGCGCCGGAGCGCCCTCTCGGCCCTCGCCACCCTCGAGGAACGCTGGGGCGGGGAGCTCGTCGGAGGCGATCATCACCGGCCAGTGCTTGCTGCGCACGGGGAATTGATCGCCGCTGGCGAAGCGTAGCGCCGCTTCGAGGTCGATGAAGGAGCAATCCAGCGCTCGGAGCAGGCGCCACAGGGAGCGGGCGGAGAGATTCTTCCCATTGCTCTCATAGTTGGACAGTCGAGAGCTGTTCATTCCGGCAGCTTCCGCCACCGCCTTCTGGGTCATCCCCTGGCGTTTGCGCAACAAGACCAGCGCCGGACCGAGGTGCTCGAAGCGGACCATGGCCAATTCTTATCTCGTCCCGGTCGCAACTGCAAGCATAAACCCTTTATTATGAGACGTTTGGGGAGCCCCCTCGGTTTCTTCAAAGAGCAAGAACTTG containing:
- a CDS encoding winged helix-turn-helix domain-containing protein, which gives rise to MGQQFSEPSQRLDSVERPVHRLRFGDFVVDLEMRRLLREGRPLAVQEKPLLLLETLLRQPGRVVSRAELRRALWPDAEFLDFENNINVAVGKLREVLGESAAEPRWIHTVPRRGYRFVGSVEAVAAEDPGSAVAQPASGARRLVYGGLVGLATLGVLAILWLGSSDRSADLRDAGSAEAPRSAAGLPAAEVVRLRLAPVEADGPELEASAQRLAAQLANRLPVLRPEQLVVTTGEGAEGSAGADYELRSRLTAPATALGSRARPLLSAELVNLSTGEVEWSFARPPEPHETLVRGILRRLPFVLLPPGESSLAVARDAAFEPMILPPPSERLRRLEERWATASMTPREKAELALLLLDERGAAGATEPGAPGLGAPGLGAPGSGAPGSRALALARNALAAAPDSPDLLAAAAQVELFVLRDYGRSRQLAARALRLEPGHKLALETLASIIVVGNPTSEGRSLREVAGSEDRVRPNGAAVLTLRQLGGLIASRAGSPPEPLTPEQSLRVGRLWLLAGLPHEAQEACKAARREESQAPDVWYCLELAHALLGNEELEMVAAALSLSPGASKILEQREPVEGETETEALRYLRLLRLSSSQHGTPFGPAYPWRLAYDAAELGEPELALAWLERGLSEGLPQMLFVGVDPAFRKLHGDPRFAELVARAEAPRPQVPPQ
- a CDS encoding ankyrin repeat domain-containing protein → MTTTRRQILSAGTLTAVGAAVGAGLAPAPPARAHLDPACPESQAPPLDSQLFRQAVLEGDEERVLRYLERDPGLAYGRDAQGRSPIVLAFVAGHRSIAELLQRRGVTLDLVEAALLEDWTRVEAVGAVAPGLVNAPQPAGGTALHAAARYGQARNLWRLAQLGADLDARASEAAVFGPAGATPARGALERWSSGAAERTEAVRVVFNLLGNGADVNAAWGRGETLLHAAAELEEDPWVPHLLRFLLRKGADEGARNGEGQTALDLSRSRARSGHRSGARSSEAAEGVLSRAAEVPRDCRTSRFAQDGNGAPYRPSAHEGLSQSLCNQFVGLAHFDLDEVRRHLERQPLLAFVRSSLDELAVEAGAHMGRPDMVDLLLDHGAPLSLPTALMSGRLGAARELLQPDPARIRERGAHDFPLIWYPSMADGDVEAAELLLNAGIDLASEGKLGWTALHWAADAGHEELAAFWIEAGVEINARSWDEGLTALDLAVASESTSLAQLLRARGGRSGEAWER
- a CDS encoding MFS transporter, which encodes MNPNPADTSPWTPLRVPVFRSLWLAALASNVGTWVHEVGAAWTMTNLTTSTTLIALVQASAMLPMFLFALPAGVLADLLDRRRVLLLAQAWMTLSAGGLAWVTAIDAVTPQLLLLFTAMLGCGVAFSAPAWQAIVPELVGRRELPKAVALNSMGFNMARALGPALGGALLALFGAAANFALNTLSFVGVLLVLARWDRPEEDGDALPGENFISAFRVGTRYVRHSPRFQAVMVRGGLFVFAASAWWALLPAVVRFELNAGPGGYGLVVGAFGVGAVTAAWALPPIRERVSADFLAVFASTFFAVALFGLALAPAAIWATAVATIAGGAWLTVLSGYNVAAQSSLPSWVRARALSAYLVIFFGGLAGGAGCWGAVADFLGPRWALALAATVLLAGLTASLRFRLGKVDPSRLAPSRHWPAPLVAFDPEPDGGPVLVTVEYRIDPEQAAEFARAMQKVRRSRQRAGSVRWGLWADAAEPGRYLESFVDESWVEHLRHHHRLTEQDLAIEESGRAFHRGPEPPRVRHYLSHASPLRPPRARSS
- a CDS encoding malate dehydrogenase yields the protein MKKPVRVAVTGAAGNIGYALTFRIASGSMLGPDQPVILQLIEIPPAMDALEGVVMELNDAAFPLLAGTVATSDLNEGFDEADICLLVGARPRGPGMERKDLLGANGKIFGPQGKAINDQASRDVKVLVVGNPANTNALIAAANAPGLDRRQFTAMTRLDHNRALSQLAEKTGTHSSKIRHMTIWGNHSATQYPDLHHALVDGRPATELVDETWERETFIPTVQQRGAAIIKARGQSSAASAASAAVDHVRTWVQGTPDDDWVSMAVPADGSYGISEGVIYSYPCTCSGGDYSVVQGLEIDDFSRQRMDATDQELREERAAVEELLG
- a CDS encoding helix-turn-helix transcriptional regulator, with the translated sequence MVRFEHLGPALVLLRKRQGMTQKAVAEAAGMNSSRLSNYESNGKNLSARSLWRLLRALDCSFIDLEAALRFASGDQFPVRSKHWPVMIASDELPAPAFLEGGEGREGAPALHDLLYGDRSQLPEPERIVLSIVDLLFKLLRWLQLRKH